The DNA segment GATCCGCTGCCGGTGTGGATTGCCGTTGGCGGCACGCCGCAATCGGTGGCGCGGGCGGGAGCGCTCGTTCTGCCGGTGGCGCTTGCGATCATCGGCGGCGAACCGGCGCGGTATGCGCCGCTGTTTGATCTCTACCGCGAGGCCGCACGCCGGGCCGGGCAGGATGCATCGAAGCTGAAGACCAGCATCAATGTCCATGGTTTCATTGCCGATACCAATGACAAGGCCGGCGACCAGTTCTACGGTCCGCAGGCAGAGGTCATGAACCGCATCGGCCGCGAGCGTGGCTGGGGACCGACCAGCCGGGCGCATTTCAACCAGGCGATCGGACCGGACGGCAACCTGTTCCTCGGCGATCCCGATACGGTGGCGGAAAAAATCATCCGGCACCAGAAGATCTTCAAGAACGACCGGTTTCTTCTACAGATGGCGATCGGCCTGATGCCGCATGACCAGATCCTGCGCGGCATCGAACTCTACGGCACGAAAGTTGCGCCGCTGGTGCGCGCGGCGCTGGCGGATGAGAAGAAACAGACGCAAACCGCCTGACGGCAGCGATTTTCCTGTCATGCCTGTCTGGATTGGGCGCTTTCGGCTTGTTACATAAACAGCCGAAAGCGAGAGACGATGACACTGAACAATGATGAAGACCTGGAGCGGCTGAAGGAAATCGGCCGCATCTGCGCCAATACGATCCAGATCATGGCGGCGGCACTTGAGCCGGGCATCACCACGGCGGAGCTGGACGCCATCGGCCGCAAGGTGCTGGAGGAATCAGGCGCCCGGTCCGCGCCCGAACTGACCTATAATTTTCCAGGCGCCACCTGCATCAGCGTCAACGAGGAAGTGGCCCATGGCATTCCCGGCACGCGCGTCATTCAGGCCGGCGATCTCGTCAATATCGATGTTTCCGCCGAAAAGAACGGTCTGTTTGCCGATACCGGATCGTCCTTTGCCGTTCCGCCCATAAAACCGCAGATCGAGCGCCTCTGCCGCGATGGCAAGCGCGCCATGTGGGTGGGCTTGAACGAGGTCAAATCGGGAAAGCCGCTGGCGGCGATCGGCAATGCCATCGGCGCCTTTGCCAAGAAGAACCGCTACTCGCTGATCACCAACCTCGCCAGCCACGGCGTCGGCCGCTCGCTCCACGAGGAGCCGACCGAGATTGCCACCTGGCCGGACAAGCATGAAAAGCGGCGGATGACCGAGGGCATGGTCTTTACCGTCGAGCCGTTTTTATCGCTCGGCGCGCAATGGGCCGAGGGCGGCGATGACGAATGGACGCTCTATAGCGAACCGCGCGCCCCGACGGTGCAATACGAGCATACCGTGATCGTGACCCGCAACGGACCGCTTGTCATCACGCTGCCGGGCTAAAGTCCCGTTCCATTCACGCGGCTGAACGGCACCATCAGATTTTGTCATTTGTCATCGCCATGCTGCATTGCGATAGGTAGGCCATGACCAGACCCGATTCCGCGCTGTCCCAGAACCTTGTCCCCACCGCCCTTGCCGGCGCCATCGCCATGGCGGTGGCCATGGGTTTCGGGCGGTTTTCCTATACGCCGATCCTGCCCGGCATGATGACGGGACTTGGTCTGACGCCCGCCGACGCCGGGTTGATCGCCTCGGCCAATTTCGTCGGTTATCTCGCTGGTGCCGTTCTGGCGGGCTATGGCTGGGCGGCCGGGCGCGAGCGGATGGTCAGCCTGTCGGCGCTGGTGGCGACCACGGTTCTGCTGCTGGCCATGGGGCTGACCTCGTCGATCGCGCTGTTTTCCGTGATCCGGTTTCTGGCTGGCGTTGCCAGCGCGTTTACGATGATCTTCACCTCCGCGATCGTGCTGAGCAGAGGCCACGCGACCGGCAATCCGCATGTGCAGTCCGTCCATTTCGGCGGCGTCGGCATCGGTATCGCGGTGTCCTCGCTGATGGTGTTTCTTCTGCCTGCCGAGGGGTTCGGTCTCATCGCCAACTGGCAGGCCGCGTGGTTCGGCGGCGCCGTCATCGCCCTGGTCGGCACGGTTCTCGTGGCGGCGCTGTTGCCGTCCGGCGCGGCGTCCGGCAAAAGCACGGAGCGGGAAAAACCGCTGGTCTGGACCCGGCCGCTGTTTGTCATGACCCTGACCTACGGCCTGTTCGGCTTCGGCTATGTCATCACCGCGACATTTCTGGTGGCCATGGCGCGGCAGGGGGCAAGCGATCATACCGTTGAATTTCTCGCCTGGCTGATCACCGGTCTCAGCGCCGCCATCTCCGTGCACCTGTGGCGGCGCGCGGTGCCGCGGCTCGGCATCGTCGGCGTCTATCTGGCGGGTCTTCTGGTGGAGGCTGCCGGTCTCATCCTCGTCGTCACCTTGCCGTCGCCCTATGCGCCGCTGATTGGCGGCCTTCTGCTCGGGCTCACCTTCATCATGGTCACGGCCTATGGCCTGCAGATCGGCCGGGCGCTGGCGCCGCAAAGCCCGCGCAAGGCGCTCGCCTTCATGACCGCCGCCTTCGGCGTCGGCCAGATCGTCGGCCCTCTGGTGGCCGGCTGGCTGGCGGAAGGCAGCGGCAGTTTCAACGCGCCGACGCTTGTCGCTGCCGCCGTACTTCTGTTCTGTGCCATCCTGACAGGCCTTGAAATGCGCCGAATCGTGGCCGCTGCCGGCGCCTGATTAGCCTTCCGATTAAATAACGGTAACATTAGCTTGACGTGATTGGCAGGTGAGGGCTTTTGCCTTAGGTTCCAGCGCGCTAGCCATCTGAACCTTCGTCAAACGAAAGCGTCCGATTTGTTCATCTCCTTCTTTCCCAATCCACGACTTTTCTTTCCGTCCGCTATCATATGGTCTTTGCTTGCCATGGCCGTCTGGTATGGCGGCGGCGAGCAGTTCGGTGCTCTGGTCGGGCTTCCGCCCCTGGAACCGGGAAAGGACGCGGTCATCGGGGTTTCGGTCTTCTGGTCGGCGCCGTTCCTCTGGTTCTATATCTATTACGCGTTGATGGTCGCCTTGTTTGCCGCATTCTGGATGACCTTCAGGCCGCATCCCTGGCAGATGTGGTCGGTGCTCGGATCGGCATTTATCATCTTCAACACCTATTTTTCAGTGCAGGTCAGTGTAGCCCTCAATGCCTGGTACGGCCCGTTCTACGATATGATCCAGCGGGCTCTTGCCCGGACCGACCCGATCCCCACCGAGATGGATATCTATGTCGGCATGATCGGATTTGCGGGGATCGCCTTCGTTGCGATCACCATCGGCACGCTCAACCTGTTTTTCGTCAGCCATTATGTCTTTCGCTGGCGCACTGCGATGAACAATTTCTACATGTCCCATTGGGACAAGCTGCGTCATATTGAAGGTGCCTCGCAGCGTGTTCAGGACGACACGATGCGCTTTTCACGAACAATGGAAGGTCTTGGCGTCAGCTTTGTCAGCTCGATCATGACCCTCGTCGCCTTTCTTCCCGTGCTGTTTAAGTTTTCAACCACTGTGACAGTCCTGCCTTTCGTTGGCGAAGTGCCGCATGCACTCGTCTGGGCTGCGATCGGTTGGTCGCTGTTCGGGACATTCTTTCTGGCGCTCGTCGGTATCAAGCTGCCGGGGCTCGAATTTCGCAACCAGCGGGTCGAGGCGGCCTATCGTAAAGAGCTGGTCTACGGGGAAGACCATGCCGATCGTGCGCAGCCGCCGACCGTCGCACAGCTCTTCGGGAATGTCAGGAAGAATTATTTCCGCCTGTATTTCCATTACATGTACTTCAACATCGCCCGTATTTTCTATCTCCAAGCGGACAATCTGTTTGGAACATTCGTCTTGGTTCCCTCTATCGTCGCCGGCAAGTTGACGCTCGGCGTTATGGGGCAAATCCAGAATGTGTTTGGACAGGTCAGGGACTCATTCCAGTATCTCGTAAACTCCTGGACAACGATCGTGGAACTGTTGTCGATCTACAAGCGTCTGAAAGCTTTCGAGGCCGCCATCTACGACGAGCCTCTTCCGGTGATCGACCAAAAATATCTTCAGCGGCAGGCCGAAGATGACGAACCTGTCAAAGTCTAAGGTAGGGTGACACTCAAAAGGCGGAGCGATCCGCCTTTTTCTGTTCCGCGATCATCGGTAGCGCCTCAGCATAGCTGACGCAGGCAACATCCGTTTTGGTGCAGGTTTCGCTTAAGAACCGGTCAAGCGCGCGCCAATAGGCGCCGCCGTTCATCTCGACGAAATGGAAGCCGAGCTGCAGTGGAATGCGGCTGCCGTCATATTCCTTTTCAAAGGCCTTGCGGTAGGCATCGAGCGCGCGTTCTTCGAAGAGGGCGCTGTCCTTGCGGTTTTCGATACCCATGGAATGGCGAACGAAGAGATTGTAATCCATGCCGATCACCCGGCGCTGCTGCGGCCCTTCCGGAATGAGCGGCAGCCCGAAGCGCGGCAGGCCGTCGGCGTCTGTCGGCCAGCCCGGCCCCTTGGTGACAAGGCTGGCATCATAGGTGAAGCCGTCCTGTTTCAGCGCTGGCAGCAGACCGTCGCTCAGCGACAGATACGGCGCGCGAAAACCCTCGATGCCGTGTGCGGCGAAATCGGCCCAGCCTTGCGGCTCTTCGCCGGCAATGCCGCCGGCCTTCCAGGCGTTGGCGAGCGCTGTGTTGAATGCGGTAAATTCCTGCTTCCAGTCGGCAGCGCTCCAGCCCTTGCCGTCGAAATGGCCGCAGGCATGGCTGCCGATGTCGTGCCCGGCCTGATGTGCCTGCCAGATATGGCGCACGCGGGCCTGGATCTCTTCGCGGCTCTGGGCAAAGCCGACATTGGAACGCGCGGCCTTGTGGCCCGGCGCCCGGTAGGACTTGCCGCCTTCAGCCCTCGTCATCAAAAAGGTGCAGGAGAGGAAATAGGTGAAATGCGCGCCGGTGCGCTTGCCCATCTCCAGGCTCTTTTCCCAGAGCTTGTTGTCGTGGGCGCCATCGAAGGAAATGATGACCAGCTGCTTGCGCCCGGCAGGTTCCGGTGGCTGCTCAGCCTGGGCAAAAGCGGGAGCCAGGGTCAATGCGAGAGCAAGACCGGTCGCGGCGGGAAATCTGGGCATGCGGAAACCTTGGCGGCAAATGCGGGATTGCGACCTTTTAGCCAGGAATGCGGCAATCCTTTGATCACACTGGAAAAGAGACGGTGTTACCGCTATGCGGTAGGACGCGCTTCAAACAGTCACGGGTGTCCTTCATGGCCTTTCTCATTCTCGGTATCATCATTTTTCTCGGCATCCATTTTATCAAAAGTTTTGCGCCCGGCGTTCGCGCTGCGGTCGTCGAACAGGGCGGCACCGGGCTCTGGCATGCCATTCACGGTTTCTGCGCGCTTCTGGGCCTCTGTCTCATCGCCTACGGCTTCGACGTGTCGCGCGCGACGACCGGCATTCTCTATACGCCGCCGAAATTCATGACCCATATCGCCCTGACGCTGATGCTGATTGCCTTCATCTGTCTGGCGGCGGCCTTCCTGCCTGCCGGCAAGATCAGGGCTGTGACGAAACATCCGGCGGTTCTCGCCATCAAGATCTGGGCGCTGGCACATCTGATGGCCAATGGCGAGGTCAATTCAGTGCTGCTGTTTAGCACGTTCCTCGTCTGGGGCGTGCTTTTGCGCATCTCGATGAAGCGCCGCTGGCGCGCCGGCCATGTCACGCATCCGGTCTTCGTTTCCTACAAATATGATGTGATCGCGGTCCTTATCGCTCTTGCCGTCTACGTCCTGTTTGTCTGGAAGTTGCATGAGCTTTTGATCGGCGTTGCACCGATTGTCATGGGCTAAACGGCTCGAACGGGCGCTAAATCGCGCTGCCCCCTTACAACGGCGCCAAAATACGGTAGAAGCGCGGAAATCTTTACATTCATCTTTGCAGGGAAGGCCGGGCAACCGGAACTTAGGAATGGCGAACCAGGACGAAAGCTTTATCCGCGAAGTCAACGAAGAACTGCGCTCCGAACAGGTGAAAGCCGTCTGGACCCGGTTTGGCAGCGTCATCATCGGGATCGCAATTCTCATCGTTGCCGGCACGATCGGCAAGGTTGGATATGAATACTGGCATGAGACATCGGCCTCGCAGTCCGGCGACGAATTCCTGGCGGCCTTGACGCTGTCACGCGAAAACAAGACCGATGAAGCGCTGACCGCTCTGGCAACGCTCGAAAAGGACGGCTACGGCGCCTATCCGGTTCTGGCAAAAATGCGGGCTGCAACCCTGCAGGTGCAGAAGGGCGATACGCCAGGTGCCATCACCGCGTTCTCCGATATTGCCAAGGATGCCTCCTTGCCGCAGGCGATGCGCGATGCCGCCCGCATGCGTGGCGCCTATCTTCTGGTCGATACCGGCACGTATGAGCAGGTTTCGGCCGAGGCCGAACAACTGGCCGTGCCTGGCAACGGCCTGCGCCACTCCGCCCGCGAAGCGCTTGGGCTTGCCGCCTACAAGGCCGGTGACATGGCCAAGGCGAAGACCTGGTTCCAGCAGATTACCGATGATGCCGAAACGCCGCGCAATCTGGCAAACCGCGCCCAGATGCTGCTTGATCTGATTGCCGCCAGCGGAAAGGCGTCCTGAACGGGCGCTTCAGAAAACAACATTGGAGCGTGACCGGTTTGCGGCCGCTCTGAGGACAGGATTATTCGATGAACTTCACCGTCGCCATCGTTGGGCGCCCCAATGTCGGAAAGTCGACGCTTTTCAACCGTCTGGTTGGCAAGAAGCTGGCGCTTGTCGATGATACACCGGGTGTGACCCGCGACCGCCGTCCGGGCGACGCCAAGCTCGTCGATCTGCGTTTCACCATCATCGATACCGCTGGTCTTGAGCAATCCGGACCGGAAACCCTGCAGGGCCGCATGTGGCTGCAGACGGAAGCTGCCATTGAAGAGGCCGACCTGACGCTGTTCGTGGTCGACGCCAAATACGGCCTGACGCCGGCCGACGAGACGCTCGGCAAAATGCTGCGCCGCCGCGGCAAGCCGGTCGTGCTGGTTGCCAACAAGTCGGAAGCCAAGGGCTCGGACGGCGGCTATTACGATGCGTTCACGCTGGGGCTCGGCGAACCCGTCGCCATCTCCGCCGAACACGGCCAGGGCATGATCGACCTGCGCGACGCGATCGTTGCGGCACTTGGCGAAGACCGCGCCTTTCCGCCCGAAATTGACGAGCCTGAGACCAATGTCGATCTTCGCGGCGAAGAAGACCTGGAAGACGACGATTACGAGCCGGAATATGATGATACCAAGCCGTTGCGCGTGGCGATCATCGGCCGCCCGAACGCCGGCAAATCGACGCTGATCAACCGCTTCCTCGGCGAAGACCGGCTTTTGACCGGCCCGGAAGCAGGCATCACCCGCGACAGCATTTCGGTCGAATGGGACTGGCGCGGCCGCACCATCAAGATGTTCGACACCGCCGGCATGCGCAAGAAGGCGCGGGTGCAGGAAAAGCTCGAAAAGCTCTCCGTCGCCGACAGCCTGCGCTCCATCCGCTTTGCCGAATCCGTCGTGATCGTCTTTGACGCGACGATTCCGTTCGAGAAGCAGGACCTGCAACTGGTCGATCTCGTCGCCCGCGAAGGCCGCGCCGCGATCCTTGCCTTCAACAAATGGGATCTGGTCGAGGACACCCAGGCGCTGCTGGCTGATCTGCGCGAAAAGACCGAACGCCTGCTGCCGCAGGTGCGCGGCATCCGCGCTGTGCCGATCTCCGGCCAGACCGGCTACGGTCTCGACAAGCTGATGCAGTCGATCATCGATACCGACAAGACCTGGAACCGCCGCATCTCCACCGCCAAACTCAACAAGTGGCTGGAATCGCAGCAGATCCAGCATCCGCCGCCGGCCGTGTCCGGCCGCCGCCTGAAGCTGAAATACATGACCCAGGTCAAGGCCCGCCCGCCGGGTTTCATGATCTCCTGCACGCGGCCGGAATCCGTTCCGGAAAGCTATATCCGCTATTTGACTAACGGCCTTCGCGCCGATTTCGAAATGCCGGGCGTTCCCATCCGCATCCATCTGCGGGCGTCCGAAAACCCGTTCGAGAACCGCAAGAAGAAGCGGTAAGGCTTGGTAGGGCGTTGCCCTACCAGGTGATGAAGGTCGGGCTATAGGCGGCGATCTTGCTATCGCGGGTGACGAGGATCAGCGGCTCGGTAATGGATTGAGCGATCAGCAGGCGGTCGAACGGGTCGGCATGCGTGGTGCTCAGATGCCCGACGGCGGCGGCATGAGCAATCGAGATGTCCAGGAAATCATACCCGACACTGGTAAAATGCCGGATCGCCTCTTGGGCATCGAAGGGCGGGCTATCCTTTCGGCCGAGCCGGAATTTTATCGCAATTTCCCAGATACTTGCGGCCGAGACGAAAACGTCATTGCTTCGGCTCGCTAGTATTTGCCTGATATCGACCGGCAGGCGATGGACGGCAGTCAAACTCCATATCGCCACATGTGTGTCGAGAAGCAGCCTCATTCCGGCTTGACGCCGAAGAGTTCGGCAATTTCGTCATCCAAAGCGTTGAAGTCTTCGAGAGACATGTCCGGAAACTGCCCTTCAAGAAGGCCCAATCGTCTTGGCGGCTTTTCGTCAGTTGCGATCGCTACCAGCCGCGCCGCCGGCTTGCCGTCGCGCGCGATGATGATCTCGTCTTCCGCGCCGCTCTCAACGGCACTGACAAGTTGGGAAAGGCGCGTCTTGGCTTCCAGCATGTTGACGGTGGTCATCACAATTTTCCTTGGCTAAGGTTGACCAAGGGTAAGGCTGCTGCCGGAAAATTGCAAGATCGTCTACGCGGTGCCGTTCAGTTTGTCCCTGGAGACAAGGGCGCCATGATGCTGGATGACTGTTGCTGCCGTCTCCGCTGCAAATCGTGCCGCTTTGCCGGCGTCGCCATCGATGGCGTAGCGGGCGAGGAATGCACCGTTGAAACTGTCGCCGGCACTTGTGGTATCGACGATCCGGTCGACCGTGGCAGAGGGAGCGAACTGGAGCGGTGCATCGCCAAAACTCAGCGTCACGCCCTTTGGTCCGTCCTTGACGACAATATTTTCGACGCCGAGAGCGCGATAACGCGCGATGGTCGCTGCGATATCGGCGTCGCCAAAATGTGCGGCTTCGTCATCAAAACTCGGCATGACAAGGCTAGCGGCGCGGGCACCGGCCGAGATGGTTTCCAGCATATGATGCTTGTCATCCCACAGACGCGGGCGGATGTTGGGATCGAAGACGACGCGTTTGCCCGCAGCCTTGGCGCGGCGCAGTTCCAAAAGCAGGGTTTCGACGGCAGAGGGCGCCAGAATGGCAAGCGTGATGCCGGAAAAGACGATGATATCGCAGGCTTCGATGGCGGCGCGCAGATGGGCGGCATCGTCGGCCAGGGTCTTGGCCGCGGACGCCGAGCGCCAATAGGAGAAGCTGCGCTCGCCGTCTTTCAGGTGGATCATATAGAGCCCGGGCGAACGGCCCTCGACGCGGCGGATAAAGCCCGTGCCGACGCCGGTCTTTTCGATGAAGGCCAGCATCTCGCCGGACACTGTATCGGTGCCGACGGCGGTAAGGTAATCAACCTTCCAGTCGTGGGGCAGGAAGAGCCGGGCATAATAGGCGGTGTTGAACGTGTCGCCGGCATAGCCCTTGCGCAGCAGATCGTCCTCAGCCTGCATCAGTTCCACCATGCATTCGCCGATCGAAAGCAGCCTGCCCGCCATGAAATTCTCCCCCTT comes from the Pararhizobium qamdonense genome and includes:
- a CDS encoding LLM class flavin-dependent oxidoreductase, encoding MELGLYTFGDVHPEAPQGRGREGEERVRHLIEEIELADQVGLDVFGLGEHHRPDYVASAPAMILAAAAARTKTIKLTSAVTVLSSEDPVRVFQQFSTLDLISNGRAEIMAGRGSFIESFPLFGYDLEDYDQLFSEKLDLLLAIRDGEVVTWSGEKRAPINGRGVYPRPVNDPLPVWIAVGGTPQSVARAGALVLPVALAIIGGEPARYAPLFDLYREAARRAGQDASKLKTSINVHGFIADTNDKAGDQFYGPQAEVMNRIGRERGWGPTSRAHFNQAIGPDGNLFLGDPDTVAEKIIRHQKIFKNDRFLLQMAIGLMPHDQILRGIELYGTKVAPLVRAALADEKKQTQTA
- the map gene encoding type I methionyl aminopeptidase, producing the protein MTLNNDEDLERLKEIGRICANTIQIMAAALEPGITTAELDAIGRKVLEESGARSAPELTYNFPGATCISVNEEVAHGIPGTRVIQAGDLVNIDVSAEKNGLFADTGSSFAVPPIKPQIERLCRDGKRAMWVGLNEVKSGKPLAAIGNAIGAFAKKNRYSLITNLASHGVGRSLHEEPTEIATWPDKHEKRRMTEGMVFTVEPFLSLGAQWAEGGDDEWTLYSEPRAPTVQYEHTVIVTRNGPLVITLPG
- a CDS encoding MFS transporter; its protein translation is MTRPDSALSQNLVPTALAGAIAMAVAMGFGRFSYTPILPGMMTGLGLTPADAGLIASANFVGYLAGAVLAGYGWAAGRERMVSLSALVATTVLLLAMGLTSSIALFSVIRFLAGVASAFTMIFTSAIVLSRGHATGNPHVQSVHFGGVGIGIAVSSLMVFLLPAEGFGLIANWQAAWFGGAVIALVGTVLVAALLPSGAASGKSTEREKPLVWTRPLFVMTLTYGLFGFGYVITATFLVAMARQGASDHTVEFLAWLITGLSAAISVHLWRRAVPRLGIVGVYLAGLLVEAAGLILVVTLPSPYAPLIGGLLLGLTFIMVTAYGLQIGRALAPQSPRKALAFMTAAFGVGQIVGPLVAGWLAEGSGSFNAPTLVAAAVLLFCAILTGLEMRRIVAAAGA
- the bacA gene encoding bacteroid development protein BacA: MFISFFPNPRLFFPSAIIWSLLAMAVWYGGGEQFGALVGLPPLEPGKDAVIGVSVFWSAPFLWFYIYYALMVALFAAFWMTFRPHPWQMWSVLGSAFIIFNTYFSVQVSVALNAWYGPFYDMIQRALARTDPIPTEMDIYVGMIGFAGIAFVAITIGTLNLFFVSHYVFRWRTAMNNFYMSHWDKLRHIEGASQRVQDDTMRFSRTMEGLGVSFVSSIMTLVAFLPVLFKFSTTVTVLPFVGEVPHALVWAAIGWSLFGTFFLALVGIKLPGLEFRNQRVEAAYRKELVYGEDHADRAQPPTVAQLFGNVRKNYFRLYFHYMYFNIARIFYLQADNLFGTFVLVPSIVAGKLTLGVMGQIQNVFGQVRDSFQYLVNSWTTIVELLSIYKRLKAFEAAIYDEPLPVIDQKYLQRQAEDDEPVKV
- a CDS encoding polysaccharide deacetylase family protein, with translation MPRFPAATGLALALTLAPAFAQAEQPPEPAGRKQLVIISFDGAHDNKLWEKSLEMGKRTGAHFTYFLSCTFLMTRAEGGKSYRAPGHKAARSNVGFAQSREEIQARVRHIWQAHQAGHDIGSHACGHFDGKGWSAADWKQEFTAFNTALANAWKAGGIAGEEPQGWADFAAHGIEGFRAPYLSLSDGLLPALKQDGFTYDASLVTKGPGWPTDADGLPRFGLPLIPEGPQQRRVIGMDYNLFVRHSMGIENRKDSALFEERALDAYRKAFEKEYDGSRIPLQLGFHFVEMNGGAYWRALDRFLSETCTKTDVACVSYAEALPMIAEQKKADRSAF
- a CDS encoding NnrU family protein, producing the protein MAFLILGIIIFLGIHFIKSFAPGVRAAVVEQGGTGLWHAIHGFCALLGLCLIAYGFDVSRATTGILYTPPKFMTHIALTLMLIAFICLAAAFLPAGKIRAVTKHPAVLAIKIWALAHLMANGEVNSVLLFSTFLVWGVLLRISMKRRWRAGHVTHPVFVSYKYDVIAVLIALAVYVLFVWKLHELLIGVAPIVMG
- a CDS encoding tetratricopeptide repeat protein translates to MANQDESFIREVNEELRSEQVKAVWTRFGSVIIGIAILIVAGTIGKVGYEYWHETSASQSGDEFLAALTLSRENKTDEALTALATLEKDGYGAYPVLAKMRAATLQVQKGDTPGAITAFSDIAKDASLPQAMRDAARMRGAYLLVDTGTYEQVSAEAEQLAVPGNGLRHSAREALGLAAYKAGDMAKAKTWFQQITDDAETPRNLANRAQMLLDLIAASGKAS
- the der gene encoding ribosome biogenesis GTPase Der — protein: MNFTVAIVGRPNVGKSTLFNRLVGKKLALVDDTPGVTRDRRPGDAKLVDLRFTIIDTAGLEQSGPETLQGRMWLQTEAAIEEADLTLFVVDAKYGLTPADETLGKMLRRRGKPVVLVANKSEAKGSDGGYYDAFTLGLGEPVAISAEHGQGMIDLRDAIVAALGEDRAFPPEIDEPETNVDLRGEEDLEDDDYEPEYDDTKPLRVAIIGRPNAGKSTLINRFLGEDRLLTGPEAGITRDSISVEWDWRGRTIKMFDTAGMRKKARVQEKLEKLSVADSLRSIRFAESVVIVFDATIPFEKQDLQLVDLVAREGRAAILAFNKWDLVEDTQALLADLREKTERLLPQVRGIRAVPISGQTGYGLDKLMQSIIDTDKTWNRRISTAKLNKWLESQQIQHPPPAVSGRRLKLKYMTQVKARPPGFMISCTRPESVPESYIRYLTNGLRADFEMPGVPIRIHLRASENPFENRKKKR
- a CDS encoding type II toxin-antitoxin system VapC family toxin is translated as MTAVHRLPVDIRQILASRSNDVFVSAASIWEIAIKFRLGRKDSPPFDAQEAIRHFTSVGYDFLDISIAHAAAVGHLSTTHADPFDRLLIAQSITEPLILVTRDSKIAAYSPTFITW
- a CDS encoding type II toxin-antitoxin system Phd/YefM family antitoxin; the encoded protein is MTTVNMLEAKTRLSQLVSAVESGAEDEIIIARDGKPAARLVAIATDEKPPRRLGLLEGQFPDMSLEDFNALDDEIAELFGVKPE
- a CDS encoding sugar kinase gives rise to the protein MAGRLLSIGECMVELMQAEDDLLRKGYAGDTFNTAYYARLFLPHDWKVDYLTAVGTDTVSGEMLAFIEKTGVGTGFIRRVEGRSPGLYMIHLKDGERSFSYWRSASAAKTLADDAAHLRAAIEACDIIVFSGITLAILAPSAVETLLLELRRAKAAGKRVVFDPNIRPRLWDDKHHMLETISAGARAASLVMPSFDDEAAHFGDADIAATIARYRALGVENIVVKDGPKGVTLSFGDAPLQFAPSATVDRIVDTTSAGDSFNGAFLARYAIDGDAGKAARFAAETAATVIQHHGALVSRDKLNGTA